GGCTAACACCCAGGCACTCTTGTAACAGTATATAAAGATACATTCTAAAAGCTGATTACAAAACATCCCTCTGATCAATTTTTCTCTCACACATGACACAGACGCTATCATCATTATCGGCAAGTCTGGGGATTGGATGACTCCTTTTTGGAGTTGACCAGTGAACTGGACTCAGATGACCATGTTGAATTTGTCTCAGGGGGTCCTAAAATGCACATATGCAGCACACTGGTGGGTAAAACAtgcacaaaaatgaaaaatgaagggTATCACCCTGCATCACACCAACTCAAAAATAATCAACCTGGCATCCCTCCCAGACTTGGTGCATGACTTTGCCAGTAACCGACAGGGCCCCAATGAGTGATTAGGACAACAACACAGCAGATAGTCCAGGATAATAGGGGGTTCCAGCTGAAAAATAAGAAAGTCAGGAAAGTTACACTAAGCACCAACTTCTGCACACTACACTACTTTGTCTTATGGCTTATAGCAGCAGATTTAACAATAGACTAGAAGCACCCCTTCTTGTGTATTGTGTCGGGACTGAACAACTCTAGTAAGTCACATTTCATTAAGAGTGTTAGAAAATGCTGATTACACATTGTCCAGAGTGCCTGACAATGTTGTTTGGTGCTATTCATGTAGCATGTGTATGATGACTTCTATAAAATAAAGAATATTACAGTACATTTGTGGAATGCATACCAGAGTCTCTGTGTGACGATGAACTTTTGCCGGCAAATAAAACCAACCTGATCATTATTCACAACCTTGTGGAAAAAGTGTTTATCAAATTCACACACCacagaaattaaaaatttttaaaaacccCAGAGATAAATTGCAGATGAGTGTGCTGGGGCGTCAGATGTACCAGAGACAGAGACATTCAAATTTTTTTCTAGAAGCTTTTGATGACACTACAAAAGCCCCTTATGAGTACCTGCTTGTGAATTTAAAAGTTCAGACCCCAGAGGAccaccaacctatcacagggcacactcacacacacctttgggcaatttggtaactccaatttaCCTCAGTATGTTTCTGGACCGTGTGGGAAGATCAAAGCACACAGAAGGAACCCCAGGGTGAGAACACGTAAAGACAAACCCCTGGCAGGGGCTTGAACCCAGGTCTAGGAAATGTGAGACAACAGGTCTAATCACAGTGCCACTCAGGCACCCATTTGTTTACTTTATAAGAAGTATGCTGCCTCTTAGTTAAACTTTCTTCCATCTGAGGAGTATTTCAAAACTTAAAAGAATGCTCTACTTCAGGATGCAGAAAAGTTAGTATATGCCTTTATGACTTCAAAACTAGACTATTGCAACACCGTATTCAATGGGTTGGGTGTGTTTCTGCATCATTAAATAAGCTCCAGTTAATGCAGAACGCTGCAGCAAGAGTTCTAACAAGGACtaggaaacacacacatatcGGTCCTATACTGGTCTCACTCCACTGGCTTATCTGCTTAGGTCTTGTATTGACTACAAGGTGCTACTGCTTACCTATATGACACTGAATGGTCTAGCATCAGATTATATTAGCAGTTTACTGGTTCCGCAAGACCGTTGTCCAACCTGTTAACCTTTTTGGTACGGAGCGCTGGCCTGCGATGTGCATGTGCAGTTGCTGCACGTCATGGAGATGCAGATACTGCATTGGAGCATGGGTTTGACCTGGCTGGACCATGTGACGAAGGAAGACGTGTGGCGTCTGATGGGAGTGGCACCAATCACGGATAAGATACCAGAAGCATGCTTGCGATGGTACGGCCACATGACACGGAGGAATGACCAGGAAGCCCTGCGCCTCAATCCTGATGAAAAAAGGCCACGTGGAAGGCTGAAAAAGCAGTAGCTAGATCGGCTGAGCGTGGAAATTACGGAAGTGGTTTGCGCCCCTGAAGATGCCTTGGACAGGAAGAAGTGGAAAAAGAAATGCTGAAAAGCAAACCCAGTGAAGATGCGGGATAAACGCTAGGAAGAGGAAAACACCCCCCTTCGTTTGCTTCGCTCTCAAAGGGGCTACCTGACCACTGGCCATAACAAGTGCAAGATAAACATCTTATTTTGCATACAAACATTTCAACAGAGCAGTTTGTGTCCAGTCTATAGCTTGAAGCAAAGTCCATGATGCATAATGGCACATAGGGAGAAGAAGAGGAAAAGCTAAGTTATCCTCGAGGGTTTATGACCTGTTCTTCCTTAACAATTGGCTAACAAAACTTaaggctttcccccatccccttcatcaGGCGTACAGCCTTCCtgtgggcagctgcagcagagttACTCCCACAGAGAGCAGAAAAGAATCTGTAAAGATTTTtacggtggctggagtgccaatgcCGCCACCAACCACCAGATGTTTACCTACAAGCTggacagagcatgtgagcggagtggagtggagcgtgagcgaggagcggagcgggcggaatttggtcagagcgcggagcggttttttaattaaggctggaacGGTCACTCAGTCTCACTCCAACTTTGCTCCAATACTGCTCACACTACGATtttgaggcgtgcccaaatctacccagaattcatctgtacaattatcaaaactgttacacaaattggccgagatggaatttgcaaagtatttcacaaaggtcATCCCATTCCTACTGTTTGAGGCCTTAGTGTTTAGTGATGATGGCCCTCACCTGCATCttaataataattgacactTAATTGATATGAAATtatctccctcaacttgctctttgtagagtaagctgtttGTGAAAGGCAGCCACCTACAACAGTACCAGggagctggggttaagggccttactcaaggaccCAGAGCCATACTgaggctggatttgaaccagcaaccttgggATTACAAGGACACAAGCTTAGCACAcggagccacatgctgcccccagtGCTCCTTATTCCCAGCCCTAGTGTTTAGTTAATTGTAAGGTCAAGGGGGCTTTAACTAGTTAACTAATGAGCATTTTGGTTTTCACTGGTTTTACTAGCAAACATTTTGAGCCTCAGTAGTCAACTAGTAAGGTCAAAAGACGCGTTAAATAATTAACTATTGCATATTTTGGTCTTCACTGTCACATTCCGATCGTGCCGCTCTtgctgtgtgccacgccccctctttAACCACGTatggaatccccatgttactAGCTGTGTCTAGTCTTGTTTATCTgagtttgtgtatttaagtgcctcccTGTTCGTCTTTCCGGAGTCCTGTTATTGACGTTgctgtgtttataatgtgcGGTTTCCTAATAAATCCCAATTCTTCGGttccttctcctgcttccctggtctGTGCTTCCCCTTTggtgtgacagaatgacaggacTCCGAAAGAAGACACCTCGCCTCATGGAGGAAGAATACCTCAGCCTGATTGAAGAGGTGATCTATTGGCTCACACAGCCCAAGGTAAAAAAGGACCCCACTGCTCGAGCCCTCGCTACTCGGTCGAGGGAGGTCTTGGATCTTGGAGATCTCGCTCAGATCTTGGAGCCGATCTCCCCGCCCGATATCTCGCACCTCGCAGAGGAGGAGTGAGCCAACTAGTGGCAGCGGCGATGTTCAGGTGGGCGTATCTGGACAGTGGATTGTCTCTCCTCCTGTCATTCAGGCAACTCTCTGTCGCCCCCGCTGCGTCACCTCGCAGAAAGAAGTGGAAAGAGTGCAAATGGGAGGGCATTTCGGAAGCCCTTCTGGGATCCGCTGCTTCACAGTCGACACCCGAGGCTCGTCTCCCTGCTGCTTCGCCGCCGACACCTGAGACCCAGGCCAGGCAGTTCTTTGCCCTTCAGGGTCTATAATGGCGGGTGTTGGGGGGGATCCGGCAGTGCAGGTCTCGCTCAGTAGGAGGCTTCAAGGGCAGTTTGCTGCCCAACTTCCTCACCTCGAGTTCTGGAGAGGATGGCAGAGAGCCTGAGGAAGCTCCTCCATTTGAGGGTAGAGCAGGCTTCCTCGGCAGGAAACGCTGCTTCACCCGAGACTCTACACAGTGACTCAGCTGACCCATAGGGTTTCTTTGGGATTCAGGCCTGGAGAAAGTGCAGGCCACTCCATTTGAGGTATCTCAGTCTCCAGCACCTGTTCCCTAATGATGTGACCTCGATGAGCTGGAGCACTGTCATCCAGGAAGATGAAATTAGGTCTGTGTTGTTCATGCAGGGGCACAATGACTGGATTAATGATGTTATTCAGGTAGTATGGGCTTATCACTGTCCCATTCGCAAAGTGTAGGTTAGTTCTTGTCAGGATTTCGAGCAGAAAATACGGAGAAAGACTGGCGACCACGGATAGCCCGTGTAGCGTTGATGATGACCCAGACGCGGAGTTTACATGAAGAGGTAGGATAACCACGCGATTATTCTAAGAACGCTCTTTAAATAAGGAGTAGAGATTCCCACTGGAATCCGCATTCTAAACGCACACACAATCAGAGAGATAGAACCAAAGACTGGAGTACTCACAGTACCGGCGATGGAGGTAGAAAGGGCTTGGGTCATTTTGCAATGACTGAGCGGCGAGTGAAAGAAATGTTCCTCTACTTATCTTCCGGGCAATCGCCTACTTCCGGGTCCTCGTGGCGATCGCCTGACCGGTGTGCGTGGCAGTTCTGTATTGACTAGACACACCTGCCCACATTGAAACACCAACACCACCAAAGGCTCATCTGGTGACAACAGTGGCTGATGCATAGCGCTCTCCTTGACGTCTCCAACATTGTTAGCGGCCATCATTTCTGCTCAGCGTGAATCGACTTTCATCAGAGAACAGCACTGAAGCCCACTGGTCCCTCATCCAGCTTAAATGCTCCCTGGCCCATGCAAGACGATGATGCCTGGGCCTGGTGGtgtggtcagatggtctgatgTGACACTTGGTTGCCTCTCACCTCCTTTAAATGTGCTTGGAGTTGAGTGGCATTCATAATCCGATTTTGCAGGGCACTGTTCACAATGAAGTGGTCATCAGAATGAGATGTGGCCAAAGGACATCCACTTCTATGCCTTTCTGTGACTATTCCAGTCTCTCTGTATCTCTGTTGCAACCTGCTGATGACACTCTATCATAATCATTTGTATCTTTGCACCTATTATTATTGGCTATAGTACACAGTATAATTGTCACGTCCtgctccgtccgatccttgtgtgtgtcacgcccacctcgttacccaGTGTTTATTCCCAATtgtattcacctgttgcctgttctgttcaCCGTATCCTGTCCATATTAGTCCGTGTCTCCCACTATCTCCCAGGTCGGTCATTAATGTTTGCTGATGTTTGTACGTGTGCTTCCCCCGGTCCTGTCTACGAATAAAACACCGTTGTTTGGGTTGTTTGCCTGCTGCACCGCTCGCCTGCAGCCCGCTACATGACAATAATACTATTTGATATCACTTGTAATACgaggttattttgcattgcttttGATACAATATCGagtattgattttaatgcaaggtcattttgtattgtattactTTTAATAAAGTGTTTCTGTTAGAACCTAaacgtgcctgtttgttccttcgagagccgtATATCCCCCTCTTGTTCTAAAACACACCCCCAttaaaatgccaggtttttgAAATGAGATCATGATATatcatttcaaaacttttcccacctttaatgtgacctataacctgtacaatcccattgaaaacaaaaataaacaaatctgttagggggaaaatataaaaaataagaaacatacaataagctggttgcataagtaTGCACTTTGTTGAACCACTTTGTGATTTAATTATAGCAATCATTCTTTTTGAGGAAGCACCTGCCATCAATTTAAGTGACTTTGATTAACCCCAAATAAAGCTGTCCTAGTAGAATTCATAAATTAAGTTGCATCCTACAGCAAAAACCATGGTTCTCAGAGAGCTTGCAAAGCATCAAAGGGATTTCATTGTTGAAAGGTAACAGTCAGGAGAAGGGTACAAAAACATTCTACAGCATTAGATATACCATGGAACACAGTCATCAAGAAGTGGAGAATATATGGGACAACAGTGACGTTACCGAGAACTGGACACACACATATTTTGACGGACACCACCTAACAGTAATCTCCATCACCCCACGGTCAAGAAAGAAATGTTGGTACACATTTCATGAGTTTCCTGTAAAACCAGTTCTCAACTTTCTTAATTTTGGGACACtttcattcaattcaattttatttgtatagtgagttttcacaacattacatggtctcaaagtgctttacagcatcTCTGCCCAAAGCCCCAAGTGAGCAAACCAGAGGCGATAGTAGCAAGGAAAAACTCTGaagggaggaaccagactcaaagggggagcccatttTCCTGGGCCTGGCAGGGAAGCTCAATTGATCAAGATGGCAAAGTCCCGATTCACATTTTCAAAGTCTTAACATTTGAGTCACAAAGTGGGGGGCATGGAGCTGATGACAAGCAAGTGCTGGAGCTGCATCAGATGGCAGGGTGAACAGGGAATATGTCACGGGCAGAATGTAGTCtgcctactcatgcctgtaaccacacccttgATTTGATTCTTAGCCATGGTATCCTGGTGGAATACATATCTATTATACATCAGAATCCTCTGCTTTtcgatcattacttgttaatgTTTGATCTGCAATTAAGTTTAACTTTCATCCCTGTATCTATAAGCTGTAAATAATTCACAGACACTGTGGGGCTGGCAATGCAAATGAcaaaggggggggaggggtgtataAAGATGGAGATGCCTCCTTTATGAGGTGGTAGCCAAGGTCTTCCCAACGTTGGCAGTCATTGTAGGAAACACCTAGCATTATCCACTgctaaacaaaaagaaaacagcatGGAGATCATGGTGCACCGTTTGTTAGACAAAACAAAGAGGGGGGGTTAATTATAAATCTTTGTTTATTGAAGTGACACAGTAAGCAGCCAGTGCTGTGACACAGCAGCAGGGGAGCCTTAATGTCTGTGCATTAAAGCTCACTATAGGCTATAAGTATTCTTTTACTTTGGGGAATATGGAGAGTCACCCGTGGATCAGCAGCTCAAGGATCTGTTATGACTGTCCTGGGGAGGATCCACATGAGTGTAATGTTAACCCCTGCAAATAATTCATGCATAAATTTGTATATATAGACGATAACAGTCACTTATGCAGCTGCACGGTGCTTTTTAAAGCTGCTTTGAGTGACAGAAAATACCCATTTTCTTTTGGTTACACCTGGTGTATTGATTGCAGCCAGTACTTCGATaccaaatatatttttaagtgCTGATTTGCATGGGTGGGGAGCACAGGTTCTGACCTGCAAAAACCGTCAGCGTTTATGGCCGCTGGTTATTTACCATAACCTGCGTCGATCGCATTCCCAAAGGAGACGACATCTTGCAGACTGCAGTAAAATCGACAGGAAAATTCAGTTTTGCTTGGTAACAAAGGCTGTTACTGTCACTAGTCTTGattttcataataataataataataataataaaggtctatcaattgattttatttaaaaatcaatgAGATCATCACTGCCCACAGGAGAAATAACTGTCTGATTGGTAAAATACTCGTGGAAGAGTTCAGCTGTGAGAATCCATGCAGAGTCACCTTCCCAGACGAGTAGATGTCATAATCAGTCCCATGGTTGAGTCGCTTTATGAGGTTCTTCTCGAAGGTTAAGGGGTGGTAGTGTCCCATAGTGCACTGCTTATTACGGATGCTTTCAAAGTAGTGGCAGAGACTGGTTCTCCTGCGCGACGGCAGGAACTCGTACACACTGATCTGCTCACAGAGGTTCATCATCACCACAATGCCTTAAGAGAAGAAACAGGAAGTGGTTATGCATTACCCAGCAACTGTCTGTTTAGTGCTCTACTGCAGTCTGGCTAACAGCTAACTTACCCAGCATGCCAGAGGACGGGGGGTGGGGCTGAATGTGCACTGGGGAGTTCTCCTGAATGATGTCCCACAGGTTCCACTGAAAGCTCGGACTCAGGATGTAGAACGGCTGCTCTGGGTGGAGCTTCCTGTACTGCAGGTACGTCCTGAAGAAGTTAAAGTCTGGTTTCTTATACCACTGTGGAGGCAGAGCAGCTACGATTTAccttgatgaagatgagggtTTGTGACCTCACAGACGGGTCACTGCAAATCGAGATGTTACGGTGTGAGGTGTGAAGGCTCCTGAACACAGACGCTGATATGGAGGCAGACAGTGAGAGCCATTGACACCCCAACATGGGGGCGTTAGGTAACACTCACTGCATAGAGGTCTTTGGAGTAGGGAGAGGGGTCCCACACAATTAGGACGCCTGTGCTGTACAGGGGATCAGTCAGGAATCCAGTATACTTAGAAGTCAGGACCTTTGGGGCAGGAGAGAGAAAATCCACTAAACTCTTGAGAAATTCACCAGAAGTACCGGCAACCTCAATATGTCAACCAGTTAGTTACAGCATAcatgtgtgtttctctgtagTGAATAATTAGCAAACAATATACATGCTTATTGTCCTGGATGGCTAAAGATCAGTTGATTCCCTTGCTAGTAATACAATTGCCCTCTGTATCCacatatgtataattatattttatacatgCACTTGTCATTTAAATAACTTTATTCTTTGTATTTCTCCACTGAAAACACACTGTGGCTCTAGGTTCTTCCTTGTTAATATTCCTTAACAATACAGCACAACAACTATTTACATAGTACTTACACTGAATTAAGTAATATAAGGAATCTAGTGATGATTCAAagtacagcccccccaccccacaatgATAGGCACCCCTGGTAAAGATGAGTAAAAAGGGCTGTTAAAAATCAACCTTATAGTGAATTAGCTTAATCTTACACTGAAAAGAGAGAAAGATCCAACCTTGAATttaattacatgtattccaagcAAATATTTCTTGAGGgatattttttaacaaaactttaacaaaaatattggTACCTCTGTATCCAGTACTTTGTACAAACTCTTTTTCCCCAATGAAACAACAATATATAACATCTCATAACATCCTATAAGGTGggagaatacagagcagggaccctgaGACCGTTCCTCTGTGCAGATGTGATCTACCCTCCCTTTAGGACCAGAGCGATCAAAGTCACTAaagacccctcccaccccagtAACTGTCTCTTTCCTCTGCTGAACTCAGGCAAACGGTTCCACAACATCATAACAAGAAGAGAGAGACTCAAGAGGAGCGTCTGCCCTCAGGTCATAAGGCTCCTCAATCAGGACATGCCTCACTTTTATTAGTACCCGCACTGGACTGTGGGGGGTCCGAGGATACAGAGGAACAACTGTACTTATGTCATGTCAGGTCACCATGAATTAAGGAAATATGTCTATTAAGCCACTGTTTCCAGTTATGAGGAGTTTTTGATCATTTGATTAGAAAGGCATCAGTCACACTTTCAGTATGGGACAACACAGGGTACTTATGGGGGTTCAGGGGAATTATTTCAACATTCAATCTCACACCAGCAATAAAGTGCCTCTAGATGGTGGAATTAAAGAGTTTCAGTAAAGGCTGAACCCTGGTTATTGGCTGTGTTCGAAATGCCCACTCGCCCACTATATAGTGAATCAACCAATTTGTAGtgccattttaaatatttaaccgTAAATTTCATtcagtatacagtggtacctcggttctcaaacttaacttcccataagaaataatggaaaaccaattaattggttcccggccccccaaaattacacacacatatacatatacatacacacacacacacacacacacacacacacacatacatacatacatacatacatacatacatacataaacatatacactcacctaaaggattattaggaacaccatactaatacagtgtttgaccccctttcgccttcagaactgccttaattctacgtggcattgattcaacaaggtgctgaaagcattctttagaaattttggcccatattgataggatagcatcttgcagttgatggagatttgtgggatgcacatccagggcacgaagctcctgttccaccacatcccaaagatgctctattgggttgagatctggtgactgtgggggccattgtagtacagtgaactcattgtcatgttcaagaaaccaatttgaacttatttgagctttgtgacatggtgcattatcctgctggaagtagccatcagaggatgggtacatggtggtcataaagggatggacatggtcagaaacaatgctcaggtaggccgtggcatctaaacgatgcccaattggcactaaggggcctaaagtgtgccaagaaaacttcccccacaccattacaccaccaccagcctgcacagtggtaacaaggcatgatggatccatgttctcattctgtttacgccaaattctgactctaccatttgaatgtctcaacagaaatcgagactcatcagaccaggcaacatttttccagtcttcaactgtccaattttggtgagctcgtgcaaattgtagcctctttttcctaattgtagtggagatgagtggtacccggtggggtcttctgctgttgtagcccatccgcctcaaggttgtgcgtgttgtggcttcacaaatgctttgctgcatacctcggttgtaacgagtggttatttcagtcaaagttgctcttctatcagcttgaatcagtcggcccattctcctctgacctctagcatcaacaaggcattttcgcccacaggactgccacatactggatgtttttccctttgcacaccattctttgtaaaccctagaaatggttgtgcgtgaaaatcccagtaactgagcagattatgaaatactcagaccggcccgtctggcaccaacgaccatgccacgctcaaaatcacttaaatcacctttctttcccattctgacattgagtttggagttcaggagattgtcttgaccaggaccacacccctaaatgcattgaagcaactgccatgtgattggttgattagataattgcattaatgagaaattgaacaggtgttcctattaatcctttaggtgagtgtatacacacacacacacacacacatatacacatatatacacatatacacacatatatatacacatatatatacatatatatacacatatatatatacatatatacacacatatacatatatatactatggcatgccaaacaggaaatatttaatcatcgttgatatatatggaatgaaacccgatatatatatacacaatgaaactcggaatatatggaatgaaaccggatatatatggaatgaaacctgatatatatacaatgaaacttggaatatattgaatgaatgttgatatatatacacacacacaatgaaactcggaatatatggaatgaaacccgatatatatggaatgaaacccgatatatatggaatgaaacctgatatatatacacaatgaaactcggaatatattgaatgaatgttgatatatatatatatatatatatatatatatatatacacacacacacacacaatgaaactcggaatatatggaatgaaacctgatatatatacacaatgaaactcggaatatattgaatgaaacccgatatatatggaatgaaacctgatatatatatatatacacaatgaaactctgaatatatggaatgatcgaacccgatatatatacaaCGAAACTCgtaatatatggaatgaaacctgatatatatacaatgaaactcggaatatatggaatgaaagctaaTGGTATCGCCCTTGGTGAACAGATCGAGTGAAGGCTGAAAACTgcctaaaaagtttttttttgaattattattatcatcatcatctttgtcgtttatatgatgaacaatttctaTCTTTACACCAAATGTctgtaaaatttacattttgaaGAACTGCTGTTCGTACGCTAAAAGCTAAGATGATGTTGAATGAAAAgtatgatatatatacaatgaacgTGAAATTACAGATAGGCACTGCTTTGGTCAACTTCGTTGGGTCTTCCACTTCAAGGCGCGCGATGAGGGAGGCGTATCACTGTGATGCCTGAAGTCTAAACATAGCAGAAAGAGCGCGAGCTGTAGTGCAGTGTCTTTTAAACAATGAAGGTTTTATAGAAACTTTTGCAAATGCATGCAGCAACAgcactgtcatgccccgatcgtccgctccttccgtgtgccacgccccctcgttaaccccgtgtggaatccccatgtgatcagttgTTTCTTGTTGTAGTCATTAGTCTTTTGTATTTGTATgcattaggtatgttttccccagtccggtcattgacgtcagttcttggttttgtctttgtttgtggatgtatttcattcaaaatcatcttagcttttagcgtacgaacagcagttcttcaaaatataaattttacagaCATTCGGTGTAAAGAcagaaattgttcatcatataaaACGACaaagataataataaaaaaaaaaaaaaaaaaaaaaactttaggcAGTTTTCAGCGTTCACTCGATCTGTTCACCAAGGGCGATACCATTAGCTTTCATTCCATACagtatattccgagtttcattgtatatatatatcggcattcattccatatattccgagtttcattgtatatatatcaacattcattccagatattccgagtttcattgtatatatatcaacattcattcaatatcttccgagtttcattgtatatatatcaacattcattcaatatcttccgagtttcattatatatatatatatcgacattcattccttatatatatattggcttt
The Paramormyrops kingsleyae isolate MSU_618 chromosome 4, PKINGS_0.4, whole genome shotgun sequence genome window above contains:
- the LOC140588880 gene encoding beta-galactoside alpha-2,6-sialyltransferase 1-like isoform X2, with product MMIYARILYSKLQVLTSKYTGFLTDPLYSTGVLIVWDPSPYSKDLYAWYKKPDFNFFRTYLQYRKLHPEQPFYILSPSFQWNLWDIIQENSPVHIQPHPPSSGMLGIVVMMNLCEQISVYEFLPSRRRTSLCHYFESIRNKQCTMGHYHPLTFEKNLIKRLNHGTDYDIYSSGKVTLHGFSQLNSSTSILPIRQLFLLWAVMISLIFK